One window of Pseudomonadota bacterium genomic DNA carries:
- a CDS encoding NAD(P)(+) transhydrogenase (Re/Si-specific) subunit beta, which yields YLHPEHKLEGAAQDFHRVEIWIDVAVGAITFTGSVVAWAKLRGTIGGKPLLMPGRHVLNLLVALGSIGLVFPFLQLPVEQGLNYLLIMTGLTLFLGWHLVMAIGGADMPVAVSLLNSYSGWAASAAGFTLSNDLLIVTGALVGSSGAILSIIMCRAMNRSIMNVVFGGFGTQEGAVPAAGGEDQGEIQETSADGLAEELKAAKQVIVVPGYGMAVARAQHGVYDLCQKLKKRGCTVLFAIHPVAGRLPGHMNVLLAEAGVPYDIVQEMEEINPVFDRTDVVLVIGANDIVNPGALDDTSSAIYGMPVLEAWHAKRVVVFKRSMAAGYAGVENPLFFLDNTRMLFGDAKKSVDSLVSQVS from the coding sequence CGTATTTGCATCCGGAGCACAAGCTCGAAGGGGCCGCCCAGGATTTTCACCGCGTCGAGATCTGGATCGACGTCGCAGTGGGCGCCATCACGTTCACCGGCTCGGTTGTGGCCTGGGCCAAGCTGCGCGGCACGATCGGAGGCAAGCCACTTCTCATGCCCGGACGACACGTGCTCAACCTGTTGGTGGCGCTGGGATCGATCGGTTTGGTCTTTCCCTTTCTGCAGCTTCCGGTCGAGCAGGGTCTCAACTACCTTTTGATCATGACGGGCCTGACCCTGTTCCTGGGCTGGCACCTGGTCATGGCCATCGGCGGCGCAGACATGCCGGTCGCTGTTTCGCTGCTCAACAGCTATTCCGGCTGGGCCGCCTCTGCAGCGGGCTTTACCCTGTCCAACGATCTACTGATCGTGACCGGCGCGCTAGTAGGCTCGAGCGGCGCCATTCTCTCTATCATCATGTGCCGCGCCATGAACCGTTCGATCATGAACGTCGTGTTTGGTGGCTTTGGCACGCAGGAGGGGGCCGTACCCGCCGCGGGCGGCGAGGATCAGGGGGAGATCCAAGAGACCTCGGCCGATGGGCTGGCCGAAGAGCTCAAGGCGGCCAAGCAGGTGATCGTGGTGCCGGGCTACGGTATGGCCGTCGCACGTGCCCAGCACGGGGTCTACGATCTGTGTCAGAAGCTCAAAAAAAGGGGCTGCACGGTGCTCTTCGCCATCCACCCGGTCGCCGGCCGGTTGCCAGGTCACATGAACGTGCTGCTGGCCGAGGCGGGAGTGCCCTACGACATCGTGCAGGAGATGGAGGAGATCAATCCGGTGTTCGACCGTACCGACGTGGTCTTGGTCATTGGAGCCAACGACATCGTCAACCCGGGGGCGCTGGACGACACCTCGAGCGCCATCTACGGCATGCCGGTGCTCGAAGCCTGGCACGCCAAACGCGTCGTCGTCTTCAAACGCAGCATGGCCGCAGGTTACGCCGGTGTCGAAAACCCGTTGTTCTTCCTCGACAACACGCGCATGCTCTTCGGCGACGCCAAGAAGAGTGTGGACAGCCTGGTCAGCCAAGTAAGCTAG